Proteins from a single region of Clostridiaceae bacterium:
- the guaA gene encoding glutamine-hydrolyzing GMP synthase, which produces MSNQTILIIDFGGQYKELIARRVRECGVYSIIKPNTITVDEIRSINPIGIIFTGGPDSVYKPGAPTCQPEILNLGIPILGICYGMQLICHLLKGKVIPCEKSEYGVVMCCLDQSSELFSGLDRNQPVLMSHSDMVEKLPDGFHPIAQTPHCSIAAFENPSKQIYGLQFHPEVENTTNGKQILRNFLYVICKAIGDYSVEDYLQCQINNVRERIGKKRVLLGLSGGVDSSVCAALLSKAIQNQLICIYIDHGFMRKGETDEIRTAFRKRNLNVFYIDAKERFMERIKGITDPEAKRKLIGDEFARAFEDEARKHGYPEFLAQGTIYPDIVESGKNKSATIKSHHNVGGLPEDLKFQGIIEPLSGLFKDEVRKLGLLLGLPRKLVFRQPFPGPGLAIRIIGKVTEEKLSMLREADFILRQEIESSRCKVDQYFAVLTDTKSVGVMGDGRTYEYTLAVRAVRTNDFMTCEFAKLPFSLLSRISSRITNEVKGINRVVYDITGKPPATIEWE; this is translated from the coding sequence ATGAGTAATCAGACTATTTTGATAATAGATTTCGGAGGCCAATATAAGGAACTTATTGCACGCCGGGTTCGCGAGTGTGGAGTGTACTCAATCATAAAGCCAAATACAATTACAGTTGATGAAATAAGAAGTATTAATCCTATCGGTATTATTTTCACCGGAGGACCCGACAGTGTTTACAAACCAGGCGCACCTACCTGCCAGCCGGAAATTCTTAACCTTGGGATTCCAATACTGGGCATTTGCTATGGCATGCAGCTTATATGCCATCTTCTGAAAGGAAAAGTAATTCCCTGTGAAAAAAGTGAGTATGGAGTTGTTATGTGTTGCCTTGACCAGTCTTCTGAACTGTTTTCCGGTCTTGACAGAAATCAGCCTGTACTAATGAGTCATTCAGACATGGTAGAAAAGCTTCCGGATGGGTTTCATCCAATTGCGCAAACACCTCATTGTTCCATTGCTGCCTTTGAGAATCCTTCAAAACAAATTTATGGATTACAGTTCCATCCTGAAGTAGAAAACACAACTAACGGGAAACAAATTCTAAGAAACTTTCTTTATGTTATCTGTAAGGCCATTGGTGACTATTCCGTGGAAGACTATCTGCAATGTCAGATCAATAATGTACGTGAGAGAATTGGGAAAAAAAGGGTTTTATTGGGCCTTTCCGGAGGAGTAGACTCTTCTGTGTGTGCTGCTCTTCTATCTAAAGCCATTCAAAATCAATTGATCTGCATTTATATAGATCATGGCTTTATGCGCAAAGGTGAAACAGATGAAATCCGGACAGCATTCAGAAAAAGAAATCTGAATGTCTTCTATATAGACGCAAAGGAACGTTTTATGGAAAGGATAAAAGGTATTACAGACCCTGAAGCAAAACGCAAACTTATCGGAGATGAGTTTGCCAGAGCTTTTGAAGATGAGGCAAGAAAGCACGGCTACCCTGAATTTCTGGCTCAGGGTACTATCTATCCTGATATAGTAGAATCAGGTAAAAATAAATCTGCTACTATCAAAAGCCATCATAATGTAGGAGGTCTTCCTGAAGATCTTAAATTCCAAGGAATAATAGAGCCTCTCAGTGGGTTGTTCAAGGATGAAGTGCGAAAACTTGGCCTTTTGTTGGGGCTTCCCCGAAAACTCGTATTCCGTCAGCCTTTTCCCGGCCCGGGACTAGCCATCCGTATAATAGGTAAAGTAACTGAAGAGAAACTTTCTATGCTGCGTGAAGCTGATTTTATACTACGGCAGGAAATAGAAAGTTCACGGTGTAAGGTTGATCAATATTTTGCGGTGCTGACAGATACAAAAAGCGTAGGTGTAATGGGCGATGGACGCACCTATGAATATACACTTGCAGTACGTGCAGTACGAACCAATGATTTTATGACATGTGAATTCGCCAAACTTCCCTTTTCACTACTTAGCCGGATATCTTCAAGGATAACTAATGAAGTTAAAGGCATAAACCGTGTTGTATATGATATTACAGGCAAACCTCCGGCAACAATAGAATGGGAATAA
- a CDS encoding FAD-binding protein — MSLKVEYECTTDILIIGGGAAGIKAAIKAVESGAEVLIVSKFPFGRTGATFYPGTPGWGMNAIIFEGDSADYYYEEILEAGAGAANRSLARILADECTARFHELEDYGLEFSKDPLTGEYNGVIPCFGKRKRGSSTYGMDKIRNVMWTQLKKLNVSVRTGINIISLVMDGETCVGAVGFDELSHVVFFRSKAVILCTGGGCGIYKYGLATPDQTGDGYMLALDAGARLTNLEFIQFIPGLTWPVKKLLFQEKNLDTIPTFTNRNGEDILKKYLPSNISVEHCLIERAKHGPFSNATISRYLDIAMYEEWLKGLAFDSGGIHVHYSPKVLEDKRWVITAWLNWMNERGVDPVGQGFDMIPHAQCFNGGIYITEDAGTGVPGLYAAGETAGGPHGADRLGGAAIAATQVFGARAGLYAAKYAAGRTHSQLSIKDAEASVYDRYQKKGGGIVDIKKAFEEIREIMWRNGAIVRNEVRCREGLAQISRIESAFNPMAHFEKGCQIRNVSELCSYIELGKCILQLIAYRKESRGPHYRDDYPEMNDAYRGMATIYKKEGEIKIDFIRADY; from the coding sequence ATGAGTTTAAAGGTAGAATATGAATGCACAACTGATATTTTAATTATCGGTGGAGGAGCAGCAGGGATAAAGGCCGCTATTAAAGCCGTAGAAAGTGGAGCAGAGGTTCTTATTGTTTCAAAATTCCCTTTTGGCCGCACTGGAGCGACTTTCTATCCAGGAACACCTGGCTGGGGTATGAACGCAATTATATTCGAAGGAGATTCGGCTGATTATTACTATGAAGAAATTTTGGAGGCAGGAGCAGGAGCTGCAAACAGATCTCTTGCCAGAATACTGGCGGATGAATGCACAGCACGTTTTCATGAATTGGAGGATTATGGTCTTGAATTTTCAAAGGATCCCCTGACAGGGGAATACAATGGTGTAATACCTTGTTTCGGAAAGAGAAAAAGAGGATCTTCTACATATGGTATGGATAAAATACGGAACGTCATGTGGACTCAGTTAAAAAAGCTAAATGTGTCCGTAAGGACAGGTATTAATATAATTTCACTCGTCATGGACGGAGAAACTTGCGTTGGAGCAGTTGGCTTTGACGAACTTTCCCATGTAGTTTTCTTCCGCTCAAAAGCTGTAATACTCTGTACCGGAGGGGGATGCGGCATATATAAATATGGCCTTGCGACTCCTGACCAGACTGGTGACGGGTATATGCTTGCCCTTGACGCTGGCGCTAGATTAACCAATCTGGAATTTATACAGTTTATACCCGGACTTACTTGGCCTGTAAAGAAGCTTTTATTCCAGGAAAAGAACTTAGATACAATACCAACCTTTACAAATAGAAATGGAGAAGATATATTAAAAAAATACCTTCCTTCCAACATTTCTGTTGAACATTGCCTTATTGAAAGAGCAAAACATGGTCCTTTTAGCAATGCCACAATAAGCCGTTATTTAGATATCGCAATGTATGAGGAATGGCTGAAGGGTTTGGCTTTTGATTCCGGCGGAATACATGTCCATTATTCTCCCAAAGTACTGGAAGATAAGCGTTGGGTAATTACTGCGTGGCTGAACTGGATGAATGAGAGAGGAGTGGACCCAGTAGGTCAGGGATTTGATATGATTCCTCATGCCCAGTGTTTTAATGGCGGAATATATATAACAGAGGATGCAGGCACAGGAGTTCCGGGACTTTATGCTGCCGGAGAAACTGCAGGGGGACCTCATGGTGCAGACAGGCTTGGAGGAGCAGCCATAGCTGCTACACAAGTATTCGGAGCCCGGGCGGGTTTATATGCTGCCAAATATGCAGCAGGCAGGACCCACAGCCAGTTAAGCATTAAAGATGCCGAAGCTTCTGTTTATGACCGTTATCAGAAAAAAGGAGGCGGAATAGTTGATATTAAAAAAGCCTTTGAAGAAATCCGTGAAATAATGTGGAGAAATGGGGCTATAGTAAGAAATGAAGTCAGATGCAGGGAAGGCCTTGCCCAGATAAGCAGGATAGAATCTGCTTTTAATCCTATGGCTCACTTTGAGAAAGGCTGTCAGATAAGAAATGTAAGTGAATTATGCAGTTATATTGAATTAGGTAAGTGTATTCTCCAGCTTATTGCCTACAGAAAAGAAAGCAGAGGTCCTCATTATAGGGATGACTACCCTGAAATGAATGATGCCTACAGAGGAATGGCTACCATTTATAAGAAGGAAGGAGAAATAAAAATTGACTTTATCAGGGCAGATTATTAA
- a CDS encoding aldo/keto reductase, whose protein sequence is MKYGILGTTGLKVSLIGFGGIPIQRCSKEEAVKTISRAQELGVNFIDTARGYTVSESYIGEALKGNRDKWIIASKSMARDRNSMDKDIETTLKNLNTDYIDLYQLHNVRTEEELNKVLDEEGAYRSLERAKEKGLIGHIGITSHSVDALELALDTGKFETIMYPYNIVETQARALFKRASGLGVGVIAMKPLAGGLLQDVLLALKFVLENQDISVAIPGMATVEELEANLKVFDNDMFLSEDEKIKVQKMAEELGSDFCRRCGYCQPCPAGIDMPSIFTFQAYKERYDLADWAEGRYFNLKKTAKDCAKCGECETKCPYNLPIRNMLEKVKEVFGG, encoded by the coding sequence ATGAAATACGGAATTCTAGGTACTACCGGACTTAAAGTATCTTTAATCGGCTTTGGGGGTATACCTATTCAAAGATGTTCAAAGGAAGAAGCAGTCAAAACTATTTCCAGAGCCCAGGAACTAGGAGTAAATTTTATTGATACCGCAAGGGGGTACACAGTATCTGAAAGTTATATTGGAGAGGCGTTGAAAGGCAATAGAGACAAGTGGATAATTGCCAGCAAGTCAATGGCCAGGGACAGAAACTCCATGGATAAAGATATTGAGACTACCTTGAAGAACCTTAATACCGATTACATTGATTTATATCAATTACATAATGTAAGAACAGAAGAGGAGCTTAATAAAGTATTAGATGAAGAGGGCGCATACCGCTCACTGGAAAGAGCTAAGGAGAAAGGGTTGATAGGCCATATTGGCATAACATCCCACAGTGTGGATGCTCTTGAACTTGCTTTGGATACCGGCAAATTTGAAACTATAATGTATCCTTATAATATAGTTGAAACTCAGGCGAGGGCTTTATTTAAAAGAGCATCAGGACTTGGTGTAGGAGTAATAGCAATGAAACCTCTTGCAGGTGGACTTTTACAGGATGTTTTGCTGGCTTTGAAGTTTGTGCTGGAAAACCAGGACATTAGTGTAGCTATCCCCGGCATGGCTACTGTTGAGGAGTTGGAAGCCAATTTAAAGGTGTTTGACAATGATATGTTCCTTTCGGAGGATGAAAAGATTAAAGTACAAAAAATGGCTGAGGAACTTGGATCTGATTTTTGCAGAAGATGCGGATATTGCCAGCCTTGTCCTGCAGGGATTGATATGCCGTCTATATTCACATTTCAGGCCTATAAAGAAAGATATGACCTTGCTGACTGGGCAGAGGGGAGATATTTCAATCTGAAAAAAACGGCAAAGGATTGCGCCAAATGCGGTGAATGTGAAACAAAGTGCCCATACAATCTGCCAATAAGGAATATGCTGGAAAAAGTGAAAGAAGTATTTGGAGGATAA